From the genome of Psychrilyobacter atlanticus DSM 19335, one region includes:
- a CDS encoding MlaA family lipoprotein, giving the protein MKKILILVTLIFIGCSNVKVEEDISYNRGGKIDVAEKPKLHLNDGESNIMDAYDPFEPLNRRIYYFNYQFDNWVALPVSNSYKFFLPQTIRTGVGNFFSNLYEPISAINGVLILDYKTVFTGIGRFFINTTVGVAGLFDVATLVKIPEHKVTLNDTLAIYGVKDGPYLILPFLGPSDLRNASSLLTTFVLRAPLDPTNVYGGSETLWKDLSIKGLEAVDVRSEVDFRYYSLGTPFEYEYVRLLYLRSMEIRKTNIKKN; this is encoded by the coding sequence ATGAAAAAAATACTTATTTTAGTAACTTTAATCTTTATAGGTTGCAGCAATGTAAAAGTAGAGGAAGACATTTCTTATAATAGAGGAGGAAAAATAGATGTAGCAGAGAAACCTAAACTTCATTTAAATGATGGGGAATCTAATATCATGGATGCATATGATCCATTTGAACCACTAAACAGAAGAATATATTATTTTAACTATCAATTCGATAACTGGGTAGCCTTACCTGTCTCTAATTCATATAAATTTTTCCTCCCGCAAACAATTAGAACTGGTGTAGGTAATTTTTTTAGCAATTTATATGAACCTATTAGTGCAATAAACGGAGTATTAATTTTAGATTATAAAACTGTATTTACAGGAATAGGAAGATTTTTTATAAATACCACAGTAGGAGTTGCTGGTTTATTTGATGTAGCAACCCTTGTAAAGATCCCTGAACACAAGGTTACTTTAAACGATACCCTGGCGATATATGGAGTAAAGGACGGTCCATATCTAATTCTTCCATTTTTGGGACCCAGCGACCTCAGGAATGCCAGTTCCCTGCTAACAACCTTTGTTTTAAGAGCTCCTCTCGATCCTACTAATGTTTATGGTGGTTCCGAAACCTTATGGAAAGACCTTTCCATCAAAGGATTAGAAGCAGTAGATGTTAGAAGTGAAGTTGACTTTCGATATTACAGCCTTGGAACTCCATTTGAATATGAATATGTTAGGCTCCTTTATTTAAGATCTATGGAGATAAGAAAAACAAACATTAAAAAAAATTAA
- a CDS encoding TetR/AcrR family transcriptional regulator, whose translation MNSTEREIIRVALRMVSEKGYEWLSFQKVADEVGIAKSSIYHYFKRKEDLGIAIMELIEQRVQKKKEEILTYESEKEKLDAFLIKANTEETLYYEVIAKLSFDFNGLPLKLQNKIREHSIRTHKFVLEILKRGTEKKEFNITKDLEETTTGIILMSIGGYIYGRVFDDLDLDIGKYITNSITD comes from the coding sequence ATGAACAGCACAGAAAGGGAAATAATCAGAGTAGCACTGAGGATGGTCAGTGAAAAGGGATACGAATGGCTAAGTTTTCAGAAAGTTGCAGACGAGGTAGGGATTGCAAAATCCAGTATCTATCACTATTTTAAAAGGAAAGAAGATTTAGGAATTGCGATAATGGAACTGATAGAGCAAAGGGTACAAAAGAAAAAGGAGGAAATATTAACTTATGAAAGTGAAAAGGAAAAATTAGATGCCTTTTTAATAAAAGCGAATACAGAAGAAACATTATACTATGAGGTCATCGCAAAATTAAGTTTTGATTTTAACGGGTTACCCTTAAAACTTCAAAACAAAATAAGAGAGCATTCTATTAGAACTCATAAATTTGTCTTGGAAATATTAAAAAGAGGAACAGAAAAAAAAGAATTTAATATAACAAAGGATTTAGAAGAAACTACAACAGGAATAATTCTTATGAGTATTGGAGGCTATATTTACGGAAGAGTCTTTGATGATCTAGATTTAGATATCGGCAAGTATATCACTAACAGCATAACAGATTAA
- a CDS encoding efflux RND transporter periplasmic adaptor subunit, with product MSLYKKTLLIGFIVVTLASCGTKKEEEKINLRSVRHETIELKSPVEALSFTGDIKSAVEPEVSFRVPGNIEKMNFKLGQSVKKGDVLATLDKIDYEIQLRKAESSYETAKASQIEAQSSYNRIKELYQNDSVSKSEFDSAKARMDSTSASLRVASEGIKYAKRQLKYTELKSSIDGTVAVKVSEVNENVAAGQSVYILNTDTDLEAISFVPESAIGQINIGSQVNIYAGAIGKNYLGEVVEVGTSSLQYGSTYPVKVAILGMDKSLRSGMSVVVDFNKDILSEKNKIFIPLNVILKDVNTNYVFIVEKDGEGVGVVRKVEVKTGMVTNKGLEILDGLSEGDELITAGMTKLEDGQQVKLK from the coding sequence ATGTCATTATATAAAAAAACATTACTAATTGGATTTATAGTAGTTACCCTTGCAAGCTGCGGGACTAAAAAGGAAGAGGAAAAAATAAATTTAAGATCTGTTAGACATGAAACTATAGAATTAAAAAGTCCAGTAGAAGCTCTTAGCTTTACAGGAGATATAAAATCTGCTGTAGAACCTGAGGTGAGTTTCAGAGTACCTGGAAACATTGAAAAAATGAATTTTAAATTAGGACAGTCTGTGAAAAAAGGAGATGTTTTAGCTACCTTAGATAAGATTGACTATGAAATTCAATTAAGAAAGGCAGAAAGTTCTTATGAAACGGCAAAAGCATCACAAATAGAAGCTCAATCAAGCTACAATAGAATAAAAGAACTATATCAAAATGACAGTGTCTCTAAAAGTGAATTTGACAGTGCAAAAGCTAGGATGGATTCTACATCTGCATCTCTAAGAGTTGCATCGGAAGGTATAAAATATGCAAAACGTCAATTAAAATATACTGAATTAAAATCTTCTATAGATGGAACAGTGGCTGTAAAAGTCTCAGAAGTAAATGAAAATGTAGCTGCTGGTCAATCTGTGTATATTTTAAATACTGATACAGATTTAGAAGCAATATCATTTGTTCCAGAAAGTGCTATCGGGCAAATAAATATTGGATCACAGGTTAATATATATGCAGGAGCTATAGGGAAAAATTATTTAGGTGAGGTTGTAGAAGTAGGTACTTCATCTCTACAATATGGATCTACATACCCTGTAAAAGTAGCTATCTTAGGTATGGATAAAAGCTTGAGAAGTGGAATGTCTGTTGTAGTAGATTTTAATAAAGATATATTAAGTGAAAAGAATAAGATATTCATACCTTTAAATGTAATCTTAAAGGATGTAAATACTAACTACGTCTTTATCGTAGAAAAAGATGGAGAAGGTGTAGGAGTTGTCAGAAAAGTTGAAGTTAAAACAGGAATGGTTACCAACAAAGGTTTGGAAATTTTAGATGGTTTATCAGAGGGAGACGAATTAATTACTGCTGGAATGACTAAATTAGAAGACGGTCAACAGGTAAAATTAAAATAG
- a CDS encoding efflux RND transporter permease subunit, whose product MNLTEIAIKKKVVTFTFILLLALAGVSTYFKLPKAEDPGYVVRTATVATLYPGASPSRVENLVTDKIEQRIQEMPEVDYIDSESREGFSYITVQFKDEYKVMRPIFDKLRRKVDDAVKDLPSGAMSPFVNDDFGDVYGTMIAVTADGYSPEDLRRIAKFTMEELLTMKNVGKVVKYGVRPENVFIDYDNAKLAQFGISPGYLKNALESTNILSPGGQILLGKERLSFEPSGNFDSVDDIRNTVIRLPKGNLVRVEDIAKVRRAYQEPILTREKFNGKDTIFIAISLKEGGNILDLQKEIDEKIGAVESSYPIGVDFTYLTQEAARVDKSVQSFLSNVAQSILTVMVVLIVFLGVRIGAIVASLIPIVMASCMVFLSYFGLSLDQISLAALIIVLGMLVDNGIVISEAIMVNMEKGMEKIDAALEAARTLKGPLMISSMVTISAFLPIVLAEGTMGEYTGPITYVVAICLALSWVLGITLIPLLCVLFLKVEKQEAGYNSKFYRLYRGSLLKALKHKFMAGIIILGIFFISLFGFKTFVKVKFMPDKDIPLLTVEAELPFGTSIETTTNMILDAEKYIRKEYLLDHPKQVKPPLIANILAGGTLVKYEKEGILNAGTFIGESAPRYILSHTPKMSQPNLAFAIINATSFDIIKSEIQPKLITWFEENYPDANIKIDTLQNGAPSDRPIEIRLKGRDTDKLYEYIDQIEKIVKENIVGLADIKTDWGVKNRKFTVNIDQQRALRAGLTSQDIAISLNSILSGIKLTDYREEDRLIPVMLRSQGTSREDIEVLKNTPIYNQTTGKSVALGQVADIKTVWEAPKIVRKDKIKAILYQVGLRDTTTAMEQTLKIKPLLDEAASKWDYGYSYEFKGEYYNSKKANDALSSKFPIAGIFILLLLIIQFNSYTILITILAALPLILSGITFGLGLTQLPFGFMPILGALSLVGIMINNAIVLIDRINIERDEEGRELPDAIVHAAQARFRPIVLTTATTVCGLIPLWLGGGVMFAGMAVTMIFGLIFCLGITLGIVPILFAIFHRVSYKEYEYEDEDEVIEG is encoded by the coding sequence ATGAATTTAACAGAGATAGCAATTAAGAAAAAAGTAGTCACATTTACTTTTATATTGCTTTTAGCATTAGCTGGAGTTTCTACCTACTTTAAATTACCAAAGGCAGAGGATCCAGGATATGTAGTAAGAACTGCTACAGTGGCTACTCTATATCCAGGGGCCAGCCCAAGCAGGGTAGAGAACTTAGTGACAGATAAAATTGAGCAAAGAATTCAAGAGATGCCGGAAGTTGACTATATTGACAGTGAAAGTAGAGAAGGATTCTCATATATTACTGTACAATTTAAGGACGAGTATAAAGTAATGAGACCAATCTTTGATAAGTTAAGAAGAAAGGTAGATGACGCTGTTAAAGATCTTCCTAGCGGAGCAATGTCACCATTTGTAAATGATGATTTTGGTGATGTTTACGGTACAATGATAGCTGTAACAGCTGATGGATATTCACCTGAAGATCTGAGAAGGATCGCAAAATTTACAATGGAAGAACTATTAACTATGAAAAATGTAGGTAAGGTAGTTAAATATGGAGTTAGACCGGAAAATGTATTTATAGATTATGATAATGCTAAACTAGCACAGTTTGGAATTTCTCCAGGATATTTAAAAAATGCTCTAGAGAGTACAAATATACTATCTCCCGGAGGACAAATACTTTTAGGGAAAGAAAGATTAAGTTTTGAACCTAGTGGAAACTTTGATTCTGTAGATGATATAAGAAATACAGTTATCAGACTTCCAAAGGGAAATTTAGTGAGGGTAGAAGATATTGCCAAAGTAAGAAGAGCATATCAGGAACCTATTCTTACAAGGGAAAAATTTAATGGAAAAGATACTATCTTCATTGCAATCTCTTTAAAAGAGGGAGGAAATATCTTAGACCTTCAAAAAGAGATAGATGAAAAAATTGGAGCTGTAGAATCTAGTTACCCTATAGGAGTAGATTTTACATATTTAACACAGGAAGCTGCAAGGGTAGATAAGAGTGTTCAAAGTTTCCTATCTAATGTAGCCCAATCTATACTCACAGTAATGGTAGTATTAATAGTATTTTTAGGAGTTAGAATCGGAGCTATCGTAGCATCATTAATTCCTATAGTAATGGCATCATGTATGGTGTTTTTAAGTTATTTCGGACTGAGTCTGGACCAAATTTCACTGGCAGCCCTGATAATTGTATTGGGAATGCTGGTAGATAACGGAATAGTAATCTCCGAAGCCATCATGGTAAATATGGAAAAAGGAATGGAGAAAATTGATGCAGCCTTGGAAGCAGCAAGAACTCTCAAAGGACCACTTATGATATCTTCTATGGTTACCATATCAGCATTTTTACCAATTGTGCTGGCAGAAGGAACTATGGGAGAATATACAGGACCTATAACCTATGTAGTTGCCATTTGTTTAGCATTATCATGGGTATTAGGGATAACCCTTATTCCTCTACTCTGTGTATTATTTTTAAAGGTAGAGAAACAAGAAGCCGGTTATAACAGTAAGTTTTATAGACTTTATAGAGGTTCTCTTCTAAAAGCACTAAAACATAAATTTATGGCAGGAATCATTATCCTTGGGATATTCTTCATATCTTTATTTGGATTTAAAACCTTTGTTAAGGTAAAATTTATGCCAGACAAAGATATACCACTTTTAACAGTCGAAGCAGAACTTCCATTCGGAACTTCTATAGAAACTACAACTAATATGATATTAGATGCAGAAAAATATATCCGAAAAGAATATTTATTAGATCATCCAAAACAAGTAAAACCACCATTAATTGCAAATATCTTAGCAGGTGGAACTTTAGTTAAATACGAAAAAGAAGGAATATTAAATGCAGGAACATTTATAGGAGAGAGTGCACCAAGATATATATTATCTCATACTCCTAAGATGAGTCAGCCAAATTTAGCTTTTGCAATAATCAATGCTACCAGTTTTGATATTATAAAATCTGAGATACAGCCTAAACTTATAACCTGGTTTGAAGAAAACTATCCAGATGCTAATATTAAGATCGATACTCTGCAAAATGGAGCTCCAAGTGACCGTCCAATAGAAATTAGATTAAAGGGTAGAGATACAGATAAATTATACGAATATATTGACCAAATAGAAAAAATAGTAAAAGAAAATATTGTAGGTTTGGCTGATATAAAAACTGATTGGGGTGTAAAAAATAGAAAATTCACAGTTAATATCGACCAGCAAAGAGCACTTAGAGCTGGGCTTACAAGTCAAGATATAGCAATATCTTTAAACAGTATCTTAAGCGGGATAAAGCTTACAGACTATAGAGAGGAAGACAGACTGATTCCAGTAATGTTGAGATCTCAAGGAACTTCTAGAGAAGATATAGAGGTATTAAAAAATACACCTATATATAACCAGACTACAGGTAAATCAGTTGCTTTAGGACAGGTAGCTGATATAAAAACCGTTTGGGAAGCCCCTAAAATAGTTAGAAAAGATAAGATCAAAGCTATCCTATACCAAGTAGGATTAAGAGATACCACAACAGCTATGGAACAGACATTAAAAATTAAACCACTATTAGATGAAGCTGCATCTAAATGGGATTATGGTTACAGTTATGAATTTAAAGGAGAATACTATAACAGTAAAAAAGCAAACGATGCATTATCTTCAAAATTCCCTATAGCAGGAATTTTTATATTATTATTACTTATAATCCAGTTTAATTCATATACTATATTAATCACAATTTTAGCAGCACTGCCACTTATCTTATCAGGAATAACATTTGGATTGGGGTTAACTCAGCTTCCATTTGGATTTATGCCGATATTAGGTGCACTATCTCTAGTTGGTATCATGATAAACAATGCCATAGTATTGATAGACAGGATAAATATTGAAAGAGATGAAGAGGGACGGGAACTCCCAGATGCAATAGTACATGCTGCACAAGCAAGATTTAGACCAATAGTTCTTACTACAGCTACTACAGTGTGTGGACTGATTCCATTATGGTTAGGTGGAGGAGTTATGTTCGCAGGAATGGCCGTAACTATGATTTTTGGACTTATTTTCTGTTTAGGTATAACACTAGGTATAGTACCTATCTTATTTGCAATTTTTCATAGAGTTTCCTACAAGGAATATGAATATGAAGATGAAGATGAAGTTATAGAAGGATAA
- a CDS encoding GNAT family N-acetyltransferase yields the protein MEKIIIIHSLDEKKFLAMDGDVKVGQLGYQLKDKVIYINSTYVDPEYRNRFLGKKLLDQCVSYAREEKFKISPVCSFAVRLFEKTDRYNDVKII from the coding sequence ATGGAAAAAATTATAATTATACACTCATTGGACGAGAAGAAATTTTTAGCTATGGATGGAGACGTCAAGGTGGGACAATTAGGATATCAATTAAAAGATAAGGTTATCTACATCAACAGCACCTATGTAGATCCAGAATATAGAAATAGATTTTTAGGAAAAAAATTATTGGATCAGTGTGTAAGTTATGCCAGAGAAGAAAAATTTAAAATCTCCCCTGTATGCTCATTTGCAGTAAGACTATTTGAAAAAACAGATAGATATAATGATGTAAAAATTATTTAA
- a CDS encoding alkyl/aryl-sulfatase, whose translation MKKIKFALLALMLVSAAGCNNLNMGKNTQNTAEVPNNHFDAKGKPASTFTVAKWEEQKNILPFEDKRDFEDQQKGFIAAPDYREIKDKDGNVVWSMGSYDFLLKEGEEYNTIHPSLQRQAILNMNYGLYKVRDGVYQIRGFDLANITFIKGKTGWIVFDPLTSPETSSAALKFINEQLGERPVVAVVYSHCHADHFGGARGVIDDKDVASGKVKVIAPEGFMEHAISENLASGNAMNRRLYFQYGVLLPADPHGHVDQSIGKNVSKGQVGLLAPNVIISKDIEKMTIDGVKMVFQNTPGTEAPAEMNTYFPDLKTFWAAENVTATIHNIYTLRGALVRDSLLWSKEIDKALYMFGQDADYMMASHSWPRFGNDRIQEVMRDQRDTYANLNNGVLNLANKGVTINEIHNEYEVPESLQNKWHARSYHGSVQHNSRAVINRYLGYWDANPATLIPLSPGDSAPLYVEMMGGSRKIIKKGQELYDKGEYKLAQEILNKLVYAEPENQAAKDLLADVFEQIGYQQESPSVRNSFLEGASELRNGVPTGNSADTTGPDFIKGMDTGSWLDFLSIRLNSDKIGDTKFIANLKTPDNKEEYIVELNNSTLTNIKGFQHKNPDLTITVNRSDLNSVMMGQKTITQLLEEGAAKSTGDTSVIKKLEDSLDTFDKGFEILPGTKG comes from the coding sequence ATGAAAAAAATTAAATTTGCATTATTGGCTTTAATGTTAGTATCAGCTGCAGGGTGTAATAACCTAAATATGGGTAAAAATACACAAAATACTGCTGAGGTTCCTAATAACCATTTTGATGCTAAAGGGAAGCCTGCATCGACATTTACCGTTGCAAAATGGGAAGAACAAAAGAATATTCTGCCATTTGAGGATAAGCGGGATTTCGAAGATCAGCAAAAAGGATTTATAGCTGCACCTGATTATAGGGAAATTAAAGATAAAGATGGAAACGTTGTATGGAGTATGGGAAGCTATGATTTTTTACTGAAAGAGGGAGAGGAGTATAATACTATTCACCCTTCACTGCAAAGGCAGGCAATTCTCAATATGAATTATGGATTATATAAAGTAAGGGATGGAGTTTATCAGATTAGAGGCTTTGATCTAGCCAACATCACATTTATTAAAGGTAAAACAGGATGGATTGTATTTGATCCATTGACATCACCAGAAACTTCATCAGCGGCTCTTAAATTTATAAATGAACAGTTAGGAGAACGACCTGTAGTTGCAGTAGTATATTCTCATTGTCATGCAGATCATTTTGGTGGTGCTAGAGGAGTAATCGATGATAAAGATGTGGCTAGCGGAAAGGTAAAAGTAATAGCTCCAGAAGGATTTATGGAACATGCTATATCGGAAAATTTAGCATCAGGAAACGCTATGAATCGTCGTTTATATTTTCAATATGGAGTGCTTTTACCGGCAGATCCCCATGGACATGTAGACCAATCCATAGGTAAAAACGTATCTAAGGGTCAGGTCGGGTTATTGGCTCCAAATGTAATTATATCAAAGGATATAGAAAAAATGACTATAGATGGTGTAAAAATGGTATTCCAAAATACACCTGGGACAGAGGCACCAGCTGAGATGAATACATATTTTCCTGATTTAAAAACATTCTGGGCAGCAGAAAATGTTACAGCAACAATTCATAATATTTATACATTAAGGGGGGCCTTGGTAAGAGATTCCCTTCTGTGGTCAAAAGAGATCGATAAAGCTCTATATATGTTTGGACAAGATGCAGATTATATGATGGCATCTCACAGCTGGCCGAGATTTGGAAATGACAGGATACAGGAAGTCATGAGAGACCAAAGAGATACATATGCTAATTTAAATAACGGAGTATTAAATTTGGCTAATAAAGGTGTAACAATCAATGAAATACATAATGAATATGAGGTTCCTGAAAGTCTTCAAAATAAATGGCATGCAAGAAGTTACCATGGATCGGTACAGCACAATAGTAGAGCGGTAATAAACAGATATTTAGGTTATTGGGATGCCAATCCAGCCACATTGATTCCGTTATCACCTGGAGACTCAGCACCACTATATGTAGAGATGATGGGTGGAAGTAGAAAAATAATTAAAAAAGGACAGGAATTATACGATAAGGGAGAATATAAATTGGCTCAGGAAATATTAAATAAACTGGTTTATGCAGAACCTGAGAATCAAGCAGCCAAAGATCTATTAGCAGATGTGTTTGAACAGATAGGATATCAGCAGGAAAGTCCAAGTGTAAGAAATAGTTTCTTAGAGGGAGCATCTGAACTTAGAAATGGTGTACCGACAGGAAATTCAGCAGACACAACTGGTCCTGATTTTATTAAAGGGATGGATACAGGATCGTGGCTGGATTTCTTATCTATTAGGCTGAATAGCGATAAGATAGGAGATACTAAATTTATTGCAAATTTAAAAACACCGGACAATAAAGAAGAATATATTGTAGAATTAAATAATTCAACTCTAACTAATATAAAAGGATTCCAGCATAAAAATCCGGATTTAACTATTACAGTTAACAGAAGTGACTTAAACTCAGTTATGATGGGGCAAAAAACTATTACGCAGCTTTTAGAAGAAGGGGCAGCGAAGAGTACTGGGGATACATCGGTAATTAAAAAATTAGAAGATTCTTTAGATACATTTGATAAAGGTTTTGAAATCTTACCAGGAACTAAGGGATAG
- a CDS encoding TolC family protein, which yields MIKKISLIIMLFIINVCTFAKEVVNIAVLYSQKSSNNIKNSQSVIEKEFTDVLGGNYTIVFPKELQVIAKEGNEEIDKSYSALTKNKKVDVIIGGDHSVSNQIISKESVKKLSIMPFAQYISHGETSQVENLTYSVQEIGFDKIFQLLRSVDKDFSEIALIAPEEFFDVDQKMFSYIEKEVKKNGVSKVKWIPFNGDYEKLAADVKGETVALLGGFSDQDKFVQVMDVLNNEKIVTYADGYGTGISEKAYLSFEVDTNIQRRLRKSAISLLEILDGGSAKDQKVYVVGGEMRPVINQSVAEKIEKWPNWRTTVAAKIVGKENLGEELTLYSSIRKGLEDNLQLTINKNDLNIQEYQVDAAKSSRLPQVVAAGGYKAVDQGQADAQNDVKKDNTYVGVGLKQVIWNDKLNSSVSIEKSIYNAEKESYKQSELDTVLKISTAYFNVLKLKASQSIQYSNLELTKKNLELARVREKVGYSRKSDVYRWESKLATDISKLSDSQAKLQNAKEQLMRILNNDLNTNFQPIDILDTEEFLGIAGLELTKKNVMDDTLDKLIKLGLENSTEIKQIENYTIAAERKLKEANRNFYSPEVALTADYNYYMDRKGSGELYSTDGDPRKEAWTVGVQVSIPLLEGGERIAKRNTATEQVQKLTLQKEDVENSVKQNIRASLTDLVTAKISVETSKDARVAAVKTLELVTDSYSRGEVSITELLDSQNVAIQAKESESASKYDYYTKLMITERAVGAYHLLNPEAYSELLDETNLKVQ from the coding sequence TTGATAAAAAAAATAAGTTTAATCATTATGTTATTCATCATAAATGTTTGCACCTTTGCTAAAGAAGTTGTGAATATTGCTGTATTATACAGTCAAAAAAGCAGTAATAATATAAAAAATTCTCAAAGTGTCATCGAAAAAGAATTTACAGATGTTTTAGGAGGAAATTATACTATAGTTTTTCCAAAGGAATTACAAGTTATAGCCAAAGAAGGAAATGAAGAAATTGATAAAAGTTATTCAGCTTTAACTAAAAATAAAAAGGTCGATGTAATTATAGGTGGAGATCACTCAGTGTCTAACCAAATCATAAGCAAAGAGAGTGTAAAAAAATTGAGTATTATGCCTTTTGCTCAATATATATCCCACGGTGAAACTAGTCAGGTCGAAAATCTTACCTACAGTGTCCAAGAGATTGGATTTGATAAGATCTTCCAACTTCTAAGAAGTGTGGATAAGGATTTCTCAGAAATTGCCCTTATAGCTCCAGAAGAATTTTTTGATGTAGATCAAAAAATGTTTTCTTATATAGAGAAAGAGGTCAAAAAAAATGGGGTATCCAAGGTCAAATGGATTCCTTTTAATGGAGATTATGAAAAATTAGCTGCAGATGTTAAAGGAGAAACTGTGGCACTTTTAGGCGGCTTTTCAGATCAAGATAAATTTGTCCAAGTTATGGATGTTTTAAACAATGAAAAGATAGTAACATATGCAGATGGATATGGCACAGGCATCAGTGAAAAAGCTTATCTATCTTTTGAAGTAGATACAAATATCCAAAGAAGACTTCGAAAATCAGCTATCTCCCTCTTGGAAATATTAGATGGAGGAAGTGCAAAAGATCAGAAAGTTTATGTAGTTGGTGGAGAGATGAGACCAGTTATAAATCAATCTGTGGCTGAAAAAATAGAAAAATGGCCAAATTGGAGAACAACAGTAGCAGCTAAAATAGTTGGAAAGGAAAATTTAGGAGAAGAACTAACCCTTTATTCATCTATAAGAAAAGGATTAGAAGATAACCTGCAACTGACAATAAATAAAAATGACCTGAATATCCAAGAATATCAAGTAGATGCAGCTAAGTCATCTAGACTGCCTCAAGTAGTGGCAGCAGGTGGATACAAGGCAGTAGACCAGGGGCAGGCAGATGCTCAAAATGATGTAAAAAAAGATAATACTTATGTAGGTGTAGGATTAAAACAGGTAATATGGAACGATAAATTAAATTCATCGGTATCTATAGAAAAAAGTATTTATAATGCAGAAAAAGAGAGTTATAAGCAAAGTGAACTGGATACAGTCTTAAAAATTTCTACAGCTTATTTTAATGTATTGAAACTAAAAGCTTCTCAAAGCATTCAATACAGCAACTTAGAACTGACTAAAAAGAATTTAGAATTAGCCAGAGTGAGAGAAAAAGTTGGATATTCTAGAAAGTCAGATGTATACAGATGGGAAAGTAAGCTAGCTACAGATATCAGCAAGTTAAGTGATTCTCAGGCTAAACTTCAAAATGCCAAGGAACAGTTGATGAGAATTTTAAACAACGATCTTAATACAAACTTTCAACCGATAGATATCTTAGATACTGAAGAGTTTTTAGGAATAGCAGGTTTGGAGTTAACTAAGAAAAATGTAATGGATGATACCCTAGATAAATTAATAAAATTAGGTCTTGAAAACTCTACCGAGATCAAACAAATTGAAAATTATACGATAGCAGCTGAAAGAAAACTGAAGGAAGCTAATAGAAATTTCTACAGTCCTGAAGTAGCATTAACTGCTGACTATAACTACTATATGGATAGAAAGGGTAGTGGAGAATTATATTCTACTGATGGAGACCCTAGAAAGGAAGCTTGGACTGTAGGAGTACAGGTAAGTATCCCATTATTAGAAGGCGGAGAAAGGATAGCTAAAAGAAATACGGCTACAGAACAGGTCCAAAAATTAACACTTCAAAAAGAAGATGTTGAAAATAGTGTAAAACAAAATATCAGAGCTTCTCTAACAGATTTAGTAACAGCTAAAATAAGTGTTGAAACTTCAAAAGATGCAAGAGTTGCAGCAGTTAAAACTCTTGAATTAGTAACCGATTCATATTCAAGAGGAGAGGTATCTATAACTGAGTTATTAGATTCTCAAAATGTCGCAATTCAAGCTAAAGAAAGTGAAAGTGCATCTAAATATGATTATTATACTAAGTTGATGATAACAGAAAGAGCAGTAGGAGCTTATCACCTATTAAATCCTGAAGCATATTCAGAATTATTAGATGAAACTAATTTAAAAGTACAATAA